A single genomic interval of Saccharothrix saharensis harbors:
- a CDS encoding polynucleotide kinase-phosphatase: MELKIPDLCLVVLIGASGSGKSTFARRHFRPTQVLSSDYFRGLVADDENDQSASAAAFDALHFVAGKRLDAGRTTVVDATNVQRSDRAHLVELAREHNVLPVAIVLDLPEEVCLARNAARPDRDFGAHVVRRHRTALRKSLKHLGKEGFKRVHVLRSQSEVDEAVIAPERLLNDLRHETGPFDVIGDVHGCRAELEDLLVQLGYALVRDEAGRPVDAVPPAGRRAAFVGDLVDRGPDTPGVLRLVMGMVEAGHAFAVCGNHEQKLVRALRGRAVQVKHGLAESLAQLAAEPEEFRERVVRFCDGLIAHYVLDGGDLVIAHAGLPERYHGRASARVRSFALYGDTTGETDEYGLPVRYPWATEYRGKATVLYGHTPTPEAEWVNNTMCLDTGVVFGGKLTALRYPEREVVAVDAHEVWYEPVRPLVVPEAEREPDVLALADVTGRRFVETAHRGRIGIRPEQAASALEVMSRFAIDPHHLLYLPPTMAPTATSQRPDVLEHPEDAFAEYRDAGVREVVCEEKHMGSRAVVLVRRDGGGVIHTRTGRAFFDPPTGDELLARVRAEVTRAGLWDELDTDWLLFDAELLPWNAKASGLIKEQYASVGAAATGALGVAVDVLARTAARGIDVGELLSRTRGRLANATGYRDAYRRYVRPTDGLAGVTLAPFQLLAARGRTFHDRDHLWHLDVLGRLGGETFTPTRRLVVDTADAEQVTAGIRWWEDLTAAGGEGMVVKPLANLVRGDRGLVQPGVKVRGREYLRIIYGPDYTEPENLERLRKRALGAKRALAIREYALGLEALERVARDEPLWRVHECVFAVLALESEPVDPRL, encoded by the coding sequence ATGGAACTCAAGATCCCGGACCTGTGCCTGGTGGTGCTGATCGGCGCCTCCGGCTCGGGCAAGTCCACGTTCGCGCGCAGGCACTTCCGGCCCACGCAGGTGCTGTCCAGCGACTACTTCCGCGGCCTGGTCGCCGACGACGAGAACGACCAGTCGGCGTCCGCCGCGGCGTTCGATGCGCTGCACTTCGTGGCGGGCAAGCGCCTGGACGCGGGCCGCACCACGGTCGTCGACGCGACCAACGTGCAGCGGTCCGACCGCGCGCACCTGGTCGAGCTGGCCCGCGAGCACAACGTGCTGCCGGTCGCGATCGTGCTCGACCTGCCGGAGGAGGTCTGCCTGGCCCGCAACGCCGCCCGCCCCGACCGCGACTTCGGCGCTCACGTGGTGCGCCGGCACCGCACGGCGTTGCGCAAGTCGTTGAAGCACCTGGGCAAGGAGGGCTTCAAGCGGGTGCACGTGCTGCGTTCGCAGTCCGAAGTGGACGAAGCGGTGATCGCACCGGAGCGCCTGCTCAACGACCTGCGGCACGAGACCGGGCCGTTCGACGTGATCGGTGACGTGCACGGCTGCCGCGCCGAGCTGGAGGACCTGCTGGTCCAGCTCGGCTACGCGCTGGTGCGCGACGAGGCGGGACGGCCGGTGGACGCGGTTCCGCCGGCGGGACGGCGTGCGGCGTTCGTCGGCGACCTGGTCGACCGGGGCCCGGACACGCCGGGCGTGCTGCGCCTGGTCATGGGCATGGTCGAGGCCGGGCACGCGTTCGCGGTGTGCGGCAACCACGAGCAGAAGCTGGTGCGCGCCCTGCGCGGCCGGGCCGTGCAGGTCAAGCACGGCCTGGCGGAGTCGCTGGCGCAGCTCGCGGCCGAGCCGGAGGAGTTCCGCGAGCGCGTCGTGCGGTTCTGCGACGGGTTGATCGCGCACTACGTGCTCGACGGCGGCGACCTGGTGATCGCGCACGCGGGGCTGCCCGAGCGCTACCACGGCCGCGCGTCGGCACGGGTGCGCAGCTTCGCCCTCTACGGCGACACGACCGGCGAGACCGACGAGTACGGCCTGCCGGTGCGCTACCCGTGGGCGACCGAGTACCGCGGCAAGGCGACCGTGCTCTACGGGCACACGCCGACGCCGGAGGCCGAGTGGGTCAACAACACCATGTGCCTGGACACGGGCGTGGTGTTCGGCGGCAAGCTGACCGCGTTGCGCTACCCGGAGCGGGAGGTCGTGGCGGTCGACGCGCACGAGGTCTGGTACGAGCCGGTGCGCCCGCTCGTCGTGCCCGAAGCGGAACGGGAGCCGGACGTGCTCGCGCTGGCCGACGTGACCGGCCGCCGGTTCGTCGAGACGGCCCACCGGGGCCGGATCGGGATCCGCCCCGAGCAGGCCGCGTCGGCGCTGGAGGTGATGAGCCGCTTCGCCATCGACCCGCACCACCTGCTGTACCTGCCGCCGACGATGGCGCCGACGGCGACCTCGCAGCGGCCGGACGTGCTGGAGCACCCGGAGGACGCCTTCGCGGAGTACCGCGACGCCGGTGTGCGCGAGGTGGTCTGCGAGGAGAAGCACATGGGGTCGCGTGCGGTGGTCCTGGTGCGCCGGGACGGGGGAGGGGTGATCCACACGCGCACCGGTCGTGCGTTCTTCGACCCGCCGACGGGGGACGAACTGCTGGCACGGGTGCGCGCGGAGGTGACGCGGGCGGGGCTGTGGGACGAGCTCGACACCGACTGGCTGCTGTTCGACGCCGAGCTGCTGCCGTGGAACGCGAAGGCGTCCGGGCTGATCAAGGAGCAGTACGCCTCGGTCGGTGCGGCGGCGACGGGCGCGCTCGGCGTGGCGGTGGACGTGCTCGCGCGGACCGCCGCACGGGGCATCGACGTCGGCGAGCTGCTTTCGCGCACGCGGGGCAGGCTGGCCAACGCCACCGGTTACCGCGACGCCTACCGGCGGTACGTGCGGCCGACCGACGGCCTGGCCGGTGTCACGCTCGCGCCGTTCCAGCTGCTCGCCGCGCGCGGCCGCACGTTCCACGACCGCGACCACCTGTGGCACCTGGACGTGCTGGGCCGCCTGGGCGGCGAGACGTTCACGCCCACCCGGCGGCTGGTCGTGGACACGGCGGACGCCGAGCAGGTCACCGCGGGCATCCGCTGGTGGGAGGACCTGACCGCGGCGGGTGGCGAGGGCATGGTGGTCAAGCCGCTGGCGAACCTGGTCCGCGGCGACCGGGGGCTGGTGCAGCCGGGGGTGAAGGTGCGCGGGCGCGAGTACCTGCGGATCATCTACGGCCCGGACTACACCGAGCCGGAGAACCTCGAACGGCTGCGCAAGCGTGCCCTGGGCGCGAAGCGGGCGCTCGCGATCCGCGAGTACGCGCTGGGTCTGGAGGCGTTGGAACGGGTGGCTCGCGATGAGCCGTTGTGGCGCGTGCACGAGTGCGTGTTCGCGGTGCTGGCACTGGAGTCGGAGCCGGTGGACCCCCGGCTCTGA